A region of Leisingera thetidis DNA encodes the following proteins:
- the argE gene encoding acetylornithine deacetylase, with protein MTDTARTLEILERLIAFDTVSCNSNLDLAAYAAAVLADCGFAVTRLPSPDGSKTGLYAEKGPAGPGVLLSAHTDVVPVEGQAWSRDPFRLTRGEGRVYGRGTTDMKGYVASVLALAGSAAQAELREPLKIVLSYDEEVGCVGIQQMLERLAPLLGSPRACFVGEPTDMQVAIGHKGKAALRAICHGQSGHSALAPDFTNALHLAADFLTELRALQEDLAAGGAQDAAYDIPYTTVHAGKMSGGTALNIVPDRAGVTFEYRHLAADRAEDILARIEAAAERVSARYPAPEARIEVEQYNAYPGLDVPPDSPVAAYARKLARSSTSTKVAFGTEAGFFARLGIPTVVCGPGSMAGQGHKPDEYLALDQLAACGAMMDRILQDLTG; from the coding sequence TTGACTGACACGGCCAGGACACTGGAGATCCTGGAGCGGCTGATCGCGTTTGACACGGTCAGCTGCAACTCCAATCTGGACTTGGCCGCCTATGCGGCGGCCGTTCTGGCGGACTGCGGCTTTGCGGTGACGCGGCTGCCGTCGCCGGATGGCTCCAAAACCGGGCTTTATGCCGAAAAAGGCCCGGCGGGGCCGGGGGTGCTGCTGTCGGCGCATACCGATGTGGTGCCGGTGGAGGGGCAGGCCTGGAGCCGCGACCCCTTCCGCCTGACCCGCGGGGAGGGGCGCGTTTACGGGCGCGGCACCACCGACATGAAGGGCTATGTAGCCAGTGTTCTGGCGCTGGCCGGGAGCGCCGCGCAGGCGGAGCTGCGGGAGCCGCTGAAGATTGTCCTCTCTTATGACGAGGAAGTCGGCTGCGTCGGCATTCAGCAGATGCTGGAGCGGCTGGCGCCGCTGCTGGGCAGCCCGCGCGCCTGTTTCGTGGGGGAGCCGACGGACATGCAGGTGGCCATCGGCCACAAGGGCAAGGCGGCGCTGCGCGCCATCTGCCACGGCCAGAGCGGCCATTCGGCGCTGGCGCCCGATTTCACCAACGCGCTGCATCTGGCGGCGGATTTCCTGACCGAACTGCGGGCTTTGCAAGAGGATCTTGCCGCGGGCGGTGCGCAGGACGCGGCCTATGACATCCCCTATACCACCGTGCACGCAGGGAAAATGTCCGGCGGCACCGCGCTCAACATCGTGCCGGACCGGGCCGGGGTGACATTCGAGTACCGCCATCTGGCCGCCGACCGGGCAGAGGACATTCTGGCCCGCATCGAGGCGGCGGCGGAGCGGGTCAGCGCCCGTTATCCGGCACCGGAGGCGCGGATCGAGGTGGAGCAGTACAACGCCTATCCCGGCCTCGACGTGCCGCCGGACAGCCCGGTGGCGGCCTATGCCCGGAAACTCGCCCGCAGCAGCACCTCCACCAAAGTGGCTTTCGGCACCGAGGCCGGGTTCTTTGCCCGGCTGGGCATTCCCACCGTGGTCTGCGGCCCGGGGTCGATGGCGGGGCAGGGGCACAAGCCGGACGAATATCTGGCGCTGGACCAGCTGGCCGCCTGCGGCGCGATGATGGACCGGATCCTGCAGGATCTGACCGGTTGA
- a CDS encoding cupin domain-containing protein, translating to MTMTAYLQTMQRGTLESWGRPEDIGSETVEGSPHCAGRFDLGGPDGTVFGGVYSVTRGKYRTVYGFHEHATLLDGVVALTDETTGETVVYGPGDSWIIAKGTPVLWDIRSDTADKSFLAVTTDLPS from the coding sequence ATGACGATGACAGCCTATCTGCAGACGATGCAGCGTGGAACGCTTGAGAGCTGGGGCAGGCCCGAAGATATCGGCTCCGAAACCGTCGAGGGGTCGCCGCACTGCGCCGGCCGCTTTGATCTTGGCGGCCCGGACGGGACGGTCTTTGGCGGCGTGTACTCCGTGACCAGAGGCAAGTACCGGACCGTCTATGGCTTTCACGAGCACGCAACCCTGTTGGACGGGGTGGTGGCGCTGACCGATGAGACAACCGGCGAAACCGTGGTCTACGGGCCGGGCGACAGTTGGATCATCGCCAAGGGCACACCGGTGCTGTGGGACATCCGCAGTGATACGGCAGACAAGTCTTTTCTGGCTGTGACCACGGACCTGCCGTCGTAA
- a CDS encoding ABC transporter ATP-binding protein — MLDQTTRGKGEAQVPGNKTNAIDVRNAVKRYGDFTALKRISLTIEDNEFFTLLGPSGCGKTTLLRMIAGFEDVTEGEILLFGDGIAKLPPHQRPVNTVFQNYALFPHMTILENVAFGLEMRGKSKSEARTRAGEMLELVQLSQFAARKPSQLSGGQQQRVALARALAPQPKVLLLDEPLSALDLKLRKQMQLELKHLQRETGITFIFVTHDQEEALTMSDRIAVMSAGALQQLGSPTEIYERPRNMFVADFIGETNLLEVSVDQVMNGRATCLLGGGHALTCNSVEGIGTGAKVHMSVRPERLFMSDVPVEAESLKGRVAENIFVGTDISTLVDLAEGPQFIVRTSNSERGNKRIFEPGSEIFVNMELGAGRLLMD; from the coding sequence ATGCTGGATCAAACGACACGCGGCAAAGGGGAGGCGCAAGTGCCCGGCAACAAGACAAATGCGATTGATGTGCGCAATGCAGTCAAGCGTTACGGGGACTTCACCGCCCTCAAGCGCATCTCGCTCACCATCGAGGACAATGAGTTCTTCACCCTGCTGGGGCCCTCGGGCTGCGGCAAGACCACGCTTTTGCGGATGATCGCCGGGTTCGAGGATGTGACCGAAGGCGAAATCCTGCTGTTCGGCGACGGGATCGCCAAGCTGCCGCCGCACCAGCGGCCGGTCAACACGGTGTTCCAGAATTACGCGCTGTTCCCGCATATGACGATCCTGGAAAACGTCGCCTTTGGCCTGGAGATGCGCGGCAAGTCCAAATCCGAAGCCCGCACCCGTGCGGGCGAGATGCTGGAGCTGGTCCAGCTGTCGCAGTTCGCTGCCCGCAAGCCGTCGCAGCTCTCCGGCGGCCAGCAGCAGCGTGTGGCGCTGGCGCGTGCGCTGGCGCCGCAACCCAAAGTCCTGCTGCTGGACGAGCCGCTGTCGGCGCTCGACCTGAAGCTGCGCAAGCAGATGCAGCTGGAGCTGAAGCACCTGCAGCGGGAGACCGGGATCACCTTTATTTTTGTCACCCACGACCAGGAGGAAGCGCTGACCATGTCCGACCGCATCGCGGTGATGTCGGCGGGCGCGCTGCAGCAGCTGGGCAGCCCGACCGAGATCTACGAGCGGCCGCGCAACATGTTTGTGGCGGATTTCATCGGTGAAACCAACCTGTTGGAGGTCTCCGTCGATCAGGTCATGAACGGCCGCGCGACCTGCCTTCTGGGCGGCGGCCATGCGCTGACCTGCAATTCGGTCGAGGGCATCGGGACCGGCGCCAAGGTGCATATGTCGGTGCGCCCCGAGCGCCTGTTCATGTCCGACGTGCCGGTCGAGGCCGAGAGCCTCAAGGGCCGGGTCGCCGAGAACATATTCGTGGGCACCGACATCAGCACGCTGGTTGATCTGGCCGAGGGGCCGCAGTTCATCGTGCGGACCTCAAACTCCGAGCGCGGCAACAAGCGGATCTTCGAGCCGGGCAGCGAGATTTTCGTCAACATGGAGCTGGGGGCCGGGCGCCTCCTGATGGACTGA
- a CDS encoding ABC transporter permease has protein sequence MAAGAATGGSARADTYKDARGWLLLPSWAVLGIFVLGPVCMMLVYSFLTKEFRGGVIWEFSLAAYDQFFFDRGLFGDEPPKLEWTYITIFWRSIWQAGAATLLSLLIGFPTAYFIATRPENVRPLWVFLITIPYWVNLLIRTVSMKFLLRDQGPLNDFLIGTGLIDTPIHIVNTNFAVQLGLFYSYLPFMVLPVYAAVERYNFSLSEAAADLYASKWTTLRRIVLPAVKPGVVAGCILVFVPSMGSFLAPDLLGGAKNFMIGSLIEEQFKGNAGNWPFGAAASMVLLTMVLIILMFSARQQAKADKAGG, from the coding sequence ATGGCAGCAGGCGCAGCAACCGGCGGCTCGGCCCGCGCAGACACCTACAAGGACGCCCGCGGCTGGCTGCTGCTGCCGTCCTGGGCGGTGCTTGGCATCTTTGTGCTGGGTCCCGTCTGCATGATGCTGGTCTATTCCTTCCTGACCAAGGAATTCCGCGGCGGCGTGATCTGGGAATTCTCCCTCGCCGCCTATGACCAGTTCTTCTTTGACCGCGGGCTGTTCGGGGATGAGCCGCCGAAGCTGGAATGGACCTATATCACCATCTTCTGGCGCTCGATCTGGCAGGCCGGGGCGGCAACGCTGCTGAGCCTTCTGATCGGCTTCCCGACCGCCTATTTCATCGCCACGAGGCCCGAAAACGTGCGCCCGCTTTGGGTGTTCCTGATCACCATTCCCTATTGGGTGAACCTGCTGATCCGCACCGTCAGCATGAAGTTCCTGCTGCGCGACCAGGGCCCGCTGAATGACTTCCTGATCGGCACCGGGCTGATCGATACGCCGATCCACATCGTCAACACCAACTTTGCGGTGCAGCTGGGGCTGTTCTACTCCTACCTGCCGTTCATGGTGCTGCCGGTCTATGCCGCGGTGGAGCGCTACAACTTCTCGCTCTCCGAGGCGGCGGCGGATCTTTACGCCAGCAAATGGACCACCCTGCGCCGCATCGTGCTGCCGGCGGTGAAACCGGGCGTGGTGGCGGGCTGCATCCTGGTGTTCGTGCCGTCGATGGGCTCCTTCCTGGCGCCGGATCTTCTGGGCGGCGCCAAGAATTTCATGATCGGCTCGCTGATCGAGGAGCAGTTCAAAGGCAATGCGGGCAACTGGCCGTTCGGCGCCGCCGCATCAATGGTGCTGCTGACCATGGTGCTGATCATCCTGATGTTCTCGGCCCGCCAGCAGGCCAAAGCAGACAAGGCAGGGGGCTGA
- a CDS encoding ABC transporter permease, which yields MAHVNDNIKTYTGFRAITLLCLVVLYAPLVIVTIYSFNASASITNWEGVSLRWYADVFTGPESGKFKTAAFNSFTIAIMAATASTMIATLAATAMVRGGNFKLRTVSFGLISLPLMVPEIVTAVATLIFFNAIGFTRGYLTILVAHIAFCIPFAYLPISARMQGIEDSFEQAAMDLYATRRQAFTKILMPLMAPGIISGFLLAFIVSLDDFIITNFVKGAGVETLPTAIFGSVKQGIKPNIMAISTMLLSVSVVMVTISYFVSKSDTNK from the coding sequence ATGGCGCATGTGAATGACAATATCAAAACCTACACCGGCTTCCGCGCGATCACCCTGCTGTGCCTGGTGGTGCTCTATGCCCCGCTGGTGATCGTTACCATCTACAGCTTCAACGCGTCCGCTTCGATCACCAACTGGGAGGGGGTCTCCCTGCGCTGGTACGCTGATGTGTTCACCGGCCCGGAAAGCGGCAAGTTCAAGACCGCTGCCTTCAACAGCTTCACCATCGCGATCATGGCGGCGACGGCCAGCACGATGATTGCCACGCTGGCGGCCACGGCGATGGTGCGCGGCGGCAATTTCAAGCTGCGCACGGTGTCTTTCGGTCTGATCAGCCTGCCGCTGATGGTGCCGGAGATCGTGACCGCGGTGGCGACGCTGATCTTCTTCAACGCCATCGGCTTCACCCGCGGCTACCTGACCATCCTGGTGGCGCATATCGCCTTCTGCATCCCCTTTGCCTACCTGCCGATCTCGGCCCGGATGCAGGGGATCGAGGACAGTTTCGAACAGGCGGCGATGGACCTTTACGCCACCCGGCGGCAGGCCTTCACCAAGATCCTGATGCCGCTGATGGCGCCGGGCATCATCTCGGGCTTCCTGCTGGCCTTCATCGTCTCGCTGGACGACTTCATCATCACCAATTTCGTCAAGGGCGCAGGTGTTGAAACCCTGCCCACCGCGATCTTCGGCTCGGTCAAACAGGGCATCAAGCCCAACATCATGGCGATCTCGACCATGCTGCTGAGTGTTTCGGTGGTGATGGTCACCATCAGCTACTTCGTCAGCAAATCCGACACCAATAAATGA
- a CDS encoding extracellular solute-binding protein — protein sequence MKTLLKSSAAALALSLAANAAAAEGKLVLYHWFEYMPQELLEKFTAETGIEVTMDTYDSNESMLATLKAGGLGTYDLAVPGDYMVEIMAGEGLLDTIGEGELASKGNIAPEWADPGFDPGRAHSIPYQWGSTAFAVNRDAYGGDILTTGILFAPPAELSGKINVLDSQGEMMALGSLHMGIPQCSQDREQLKALNAMLQGAKQHWASFNSDTAKEVLVSGDAAAGMIYDGFAAKARAEGANVEYAFPKEGYVVWMDNVVLLKDAPNRENALKFMDFLLQPENIAVVTNYAQYNAGVAGTEAYLDAELAALPERNPPAEAGEGVFIEVCDQQTQAVYDQIWTNLKK from the coding sequence ATGAAAACCCTGCTGAAATCCAGTGCCGCAGCGCTTGCGCTGAGCCTGGCCGCCAATGCTGCCGCCGCCGAGGGCAAGCTGGTGCTGTACCACTGGTTCGAATACATGCCGCAGGAGCTCTTGGAGAAGTTCACCGCGGAGACCGGCATCGAGGTGACGATGGACACCTATGACTCCAATGAATCGATGCTGGCAACGCTGAAGGCGGGCGGCTTGGGCACCTATGACCTTGCCGTGCCGGGCGATTACATGGTCGAGATCATGGCGGGCGAGGGCCTGTTGGACACCATCGGCGAGGGCGAGCTGGCCAGCAAGGGCAACATCGCGCCGGAATGGGCTGATCCCGGCTTTGATCCGGGCCGGGCGCATTCCATTCCCTATCAGTGGGGCTCCACCGCCTTTGCGGTGAACCGCGATGCCTACGGCGGCGACATCCTGACCACCGGCATCCTGTTCGCGCCGCCGGCGGAGCTGTCGGGAAAGATCAACGTGCTGGACAGCCAGGGCGAGATGATGGCGCTGGGATCGCTGCACATGGGCATTCCGCAATGCAGCCAGGACCGGGAGCAGCTGAAGGCGCTGAACGCCATGCTGCAGGGCGCCAAGCAGCATTGGGCCTCGTTCAACTCCGACACAGCCAAGGAGGTGCTGGTCTCCGGCGACGCCGCGGCGGGGATGATCTATGACGGTTTTGCTGCCAAGGCGCGGGCCGAGGGCGCCAATGTGGAATATGCCTTCCCCAAGGAGGGCTATGTGGTCTGGATGGACAATGTGGTGCTGCTGAAGGACGCGCCGAACCGTGAAAACGCGCTGAAGTTCATGGACTTCCTGCTGCAGCCCGAGAATATCGCGGTGGTCACCAACTATGCCCAGTACAATGCGGGCGTGGCCGGAACCGAGGCCTATCTGGACGCCGAACTGGCCGCCCTGCCGGAGCGCAACCCGCCGGCGGAAGCGGGCGAGGGCGTGTTCATCGAGGTCTGCGACCAGCAGACCCAGGCGGTGTACGACCAGATCTGGACCAACCTCAAGAAGTGA
- a CDS encoding complex I NDUFA9 subunit family protein codes for MKTSGQNVIVLGGTGFLGQRLVRRLQERGCAVSAGTRFADAAASRGSSRGSGVRLVQVDLADEESLARALDGTSAVVNCIGFYAETRQQSFQDVHADAARRVARLVREHEGQRLIHISGIGASLHSPSAYVRARAEGEAAVRSTCPGAIVLRPSVMFSRSGAFFGDLQRLVDRLPVIPLFGNGRTRLQPVWAGDVAEAVCRILDGARARRKVFELGGPDVLAYRDILRRLAARSGRRRLLLPVPFALWQLGAAVLSPLPRPPVTQAQIALMRHDNTVGDGMAGFSDLGIEPHSAIAMGLV; via the coding sequence ATGAAGACCAGCGGCCAGAATGTGATTGTGCTGGGCGGCACCGGGTTCCTCGGCCAGCGGCTGGTGCGGCGGCTGCAGGAACGCGGCTGCGCTGTCAGCGCCGGGACCCGGTTTGCGGATGCCGCCGCCTCCCGCGGCAGCAGCCGGGGCAGCGGTGTCAGGCTGGTGCAGGTGGACCTGGCCGATGAGGAGTCGCTGGCCCGGGCGCTGGACGGCACCTCTGCCGTGGTCAATTGCATCGGGTTTTATGCCGAGACCCGCCAGCAGAGCTTTCAGGATGTCCATGCCGATGCCGCCCGCAGGGTTGCCCGGCTGGTGCGGGAGCATGAGGGCCAGCGTCTGATCCACATCTCCGGGATCGGTGCCAGCCTGCATTCGCCTTCGGCCTATGTCCGTGCCCGCGCCGAGGGCGAGGCCGCCGTCCGCAGCACCTGTCCCGGTGCCATCGTCCTGCGGCCCAGCGTGATGTTCAGCCGCAGCGGCGCCTTTTTCGGCGACCTGCAAAGACTTGTGGACCGCCTGCCCGTGATCCCGCTGTTCGGCAACGGGCGCACCCGGCTGCAGCCGGTCTGGGCGGGGGATGTGGCCGAAGCGGTCTGCCGGATCCTCGACGGCGCCCGCGCGCGCCGGAAGGTGTTTGAACTGGGCGGGCCGGATGTCCTTGCCTACCGGGACATCCTGCGGCGGCTGGCCGCCCGTTCCGGCCGCAGGCGGCTGCTGCTGCCGGTGCCGTTTGCGCTGTGGCAACTGGGGGCGGCGGTGCTGTCGCCGCTGCCGCGGCCGCCGGTGACCCAGGCGCAGATTGCCCTGATGCGGCATGACAACACGGTTGGCGACGGCATGGCAGGGTTTTCCGATCTCGGGATCGAGCCGCACTCCGCCATCGCCATGGGGCTGGTGTAG